Part of the Musa acuminata AAA Group cultivar baxijiao chromosome BXJ3-10, Cavendish_Baxijiao_AAA, whole genome shotgun sequence genome, ATCGGTGAGAAGCGTAAGCTCATACCACGCGGGATTTCTCCTCCCCCCCTTCTGGTCATCTCCCACATAATTTGTCGAGTTGAACGCATACTTGTAGGTGGGAGGAAAGTCCATGACACCCTCTGACCAACCATCAAAGGCACGTCCTTTCTTGAGCTCCCGTTTTAGCTGCCACAGAATAGCAGAAGGGTTATCGTCCAACTTGAAACGGTAACAAATACAACGCGCAGGACATCACTGCGTAATAGTTTCAGGCAATCAAGTATGATGCTACCTGGTCTCTCTCTGCCAGCAGAGTCCAATTTCTGCCGGCGATGAGTTCATGTGTCTTTTCCGGTGACAAATCTATGCGGTAGTTTAGATCGCCAAGCCAGAAAATTCTTCTGCAAAAACAAACAACGATTAACAGAAACAAACATGAAACAAATTTGCAGAAACAGCTAAGCTAATCACATAATATTTCTGAAGAAAATATTATGTCTGTAATGTCTCTCTTCTCTTCCACAATGCATCTGATATGCtgaataaaattcatctttctccTGAAGAAATCATCAAAGTCATAGTAGACAATCATAATAGCTTTCCTTGTCAGACTTCAGTTATCCTTGGAAATGGCACAAGCACAGATATGTAATTGAAGAGGCAGAAATCAGGGCTAGTGCTACAGTAACACCAGAAGAGAAGATACTACTAGCTAGTCCTTGGGTGATTGGAGTCTCCACTCACTCATGATCATGGATTGTTTTAGGCAATCCTGCACCGCCGGCAACCGTACTAAACTGGGTTCTGCGATGAATTTCATGCACATCTGAATTTCTTCGAAGTTCATCCCCGCTTTTTTCGCCCGAAGATAGGTGGCTACACACGAAGCAAAATGGGGTCTGATATATGGACATGCTGACCGATATCGAACCCTGGAGCAAATTCAAAGTCATCGAAATATATATAGTATGCCACGATATACGATCATCAAAAGATTGTTGCAGTCTCAATTCACATGATTTCTGAAAATAAATCCATCCGTGTACAGAGTATCAACCAATGTATTGAATGCAAGAACAACCATCGGCAGTGAGCTAGAAATTCATCAACACAACATTAACGTAGGCGTACCGTAATGACAAAAGAACAACTTACTTTGTTGCCGATATAACCCATGACACCCACACCGACGGTAGATACCTTCAAGTTTTGGATGTGGTTTCTCACACTGCGGCGAACCCATATTGAAAGGTAAATTCCAACCATTTGTTTACTTATTATCCTCACAAAAGCCAGCCTTTTCTTTTTGAAGCCAATAACATTCAGGTCAAGATCAGGAACCAGGCCAACCTCCGATGAATCCTTGAGCTTACTGTGCACAGGCTTGAATGAATTGTAAGTTCTGAAAGACCTAATTGACCTAAAGGAAGTTGAATTACTTAAAGCATGCTTGGCTAACAAGTCTAGTGGCTGTTCTGGCCAAATCAACCCAATCCTCTCTGAAGTGCTGAGGGTCCTCAGTAGCTTCTTTTCCTGAATTGTTGTGGCTGCTGAGTTCACATCGTAATCAAATGAAGTAAAATGATTCAACCTTTGAAGTCTCTTTAAGGCGGGTGGCATATTCTGATCGAGATCCTGTTGTATGTTTGATTCACCATGATCAAGATAAGAAGCCACGGGACCTTTCGAATCAACTGAACTTGTGGAAATTTCATCGTCATCATCGGTGTCACTATTAGTCTCAGAGAGTAGTTCATCGACGGTGAAGTGAACATCATCTGATGGTTTGAACCTGGACGGAGAGGGAGGATCGCTGTAACATTTATACTTTGGCTTTATGGGTTGAATCCTATTTAGTGTCTTACGAATGAGATGTTCCCATTTTGCAACCGGCCCGCTGTCCTCAGCACCAAAGATATTACCTGCATTCAAGGGAACGATCTCCTGGATACTGCAGGAGAAAGCTCACATGAAATCAGAACTACAGACGGGGAGAATCCATTGAAGAACTAGAGATGGAGGAAACCACAAAACAGATAATGAAGATACACAAAAAAGGATAATCGAGACAGAACAACAAGAATGAAGTTGAGCTAATGAAATTTATTTGGTGTTCAATTGACGGAGAAATTTTCAAACAGAATTTTCAGATCAAGCTAATGAAATCCAAGCAAAACTACATGACATCTATGCAGAATTTTCAAACAGTTGATTATGCAGATAGAATACTAGAACAGTTTGCAGGAATCCATTACCCAAGTGCATAGATATCAGCAGGCTCCTCCGTGTCCAGCCACTCTGCTATGTCTAGATCCTCTGGTGGATGTTGTCCTCCGACATTCCAAGTCCCGACGCAGACCCTAAAGAGCCAAAGCACAAATATCTCATAGGACGATGCAATGCTACTCTtctcaaaaacaaaaaataaaatagtaaattCAGTGTTTTACTTGAGCATGATTAGGTTACAAGAAAACAAAAGAGGTGGACATGCCTGAGTTCCTTGGTGTTTATATACTGTGACCGGAAGGTCTCTGAATTCCTCCTCCTCAGCTTGTATGGGAAGCTCTCTAGGTTGTCATCTGCACAGGGAGACATCGAGTCACCAAAGAAAGAAGAGTAAACATTTGAGCTGACAGACAGCCGAAATACTTGTCCTCATCCCATGTGATATTAAACAGAATTCAGCTGATGCATATATAATGTTTACTCAATAAAGGTTCGGTTTTTAGAAGATCTTTCTTGCATATTTACAAGTCATGCGTTGTTGCATACAAAAGTTCCTATTAATCCTATTCTATTATGcactctcctcttcttctttctgttTTGAGTATCATCAACCGCAAAGATAAGCTTGGTTGGTCTGGGTCAAGAACAATTTAATAGGTAAGAATATTCAGCAACAATGAACAAAGAATCCTGTCATCTCACCGTGACACCACTAATACAATTGCAACCAAATTGCTGATTTCGT contains:
- the LOC103968825 gene encoding type IV inositol polyphosphate 5-phosphatase 3 isoform X1; the encoded protein is MSQTPKKPGEVFWPKIVLKKWLNIRANDSEFSADEGGDESDLEEDEGGGPPPLKIENCGCEGNEERRARGLQAKTNDDNLESFPYKLRRRNSETFRSQYINTKELRVCVGTWNVGGQHPPEDLDIAEWLDTEEPADIYALGIQEIVPLNAGNIFGAEDSGPVAKWEHLIRKTLNRIQPIKPKYKCYSDPPSPSRFKPSDDVHFTVDELLSETNSDTDDDDEISTSSVDSKGPVASYLDHGESNIQQDLDQNMPPALKRLQRLNHFTSFDYDVNSAATTIQEKKLLRTLSTSERIGLIWPEQPLDLLAKHALSNSTSFRSIRSFRTYNSFKPVHSKLKDSSEVGLVPDLDLNVIGFKKKRLAFVRIISKQMVGIYLSIWVRRSVRNHIQNLKVSTVGVGVMGYIGNKGSISVSMSIYQTPFCFVCSHLSSGEKSGDELRRNSDVHEIHRRTQFSTVAGGAGLPKTIHDHERIFWLGDLNYRIDLSPEKTHELIAGRNWTLLAERDQLKRELKKGRAFDGWSEGVMDFPPTYKYAFNSTNYVGDDQKGGRRNPAWCDRILSFGKGVRLLDYKRAELKLSDHRPVTAVFMAEVEVFCHRKLQKALTLTDAEVEDGGTMPDVDFTLEMGLGDDISGWLR
- the LOC103968825 gene encoding type IV inositol polyphosphate 5-phosphatase 3 isoform X2, encoding MSQTPKKPGEVFWPKIVLKKWLNIRANDSEFSADEGGDESDLEEDEENCGCEGNEERRARGLQAKTNDDNLESFPYKLRRRNSETFRSQYINTKELRVCVGTWNVGGQHPPEDLDIAEWLDTEEPADIYALGIQEIVPLNAGNIFGAEDSGPVAKWEHLIRKTLNRIQPIKPKYKCYSDPPSPSRFKPSDDVHFTVDELLSETNSDTDDDDEISTSSVDSKGPVASYLDHGESNIQQDLDQNMPPALKRLQRLNHFTSFDYDVNSAATTIQEKKLLRTLSTSERIGLIWPEQPLDLLAKHALSNSTSFRSIRSFRTYNSFKPVHSKLKDSSEVGLVPDLDLNVIGFKKKRLAFVRIISKQMVGIYLSIWVRRSVRNHIQNLKVSTVGVGVMGYIGNKGSISVSMSIYQTPFCFVCSHLSSGEKSGDELRRNSDVHEIHRRTQFSTVAGGAGLPKTIHDHERIFWLGDLNYRIDLSPEKTHELIAGRNWTLLAERDQLKRELKKGRAFDGWSEGVMDFPPTYKYAFNSTNYVGDDQKGGRRNPAWCDRILSFGKGVRLLDYKRAELKLSDHRPVTAVFMAEVEVFCHRKLQKALTLTDAEVEDGGTMPDVDFTLEMGLGDDISGWLR